In one Hominilimicola fabiformis genomic region, the following are encoded:
- a CDS encoding VirD4-like conjugal transfer protein, CD1115 family — MKPELKKLLILNAPYLLFVYLFDKIGQAVRLSPGADLSGKVLSLADGFSAAFANPLPSLAPMDLLIGIVGAVLIRLIVYVKGKNAKKYRKGIEYGSARWGNAEDIKPYTDPVFQNNVLLTQTERLTMNSRPKQPKYARNKNILVIGGSGSGKTRFFVKPNLMQMHSSYVVTDPKGTVLVECGKLLQRGGYRIKVLNTINFKKSMKYNPFAYLRSEKDILKLVNTLIANTKGDGEKAGEDFWIKSERLFYCALIGYIWYEAPEEEKNFTTLLEMINASEAREDDPEFQSPVDLMFERLEEKDPEHFAVRQYKKFLLSAGKTRSSILISCGARLAPFDIKELRDLMETDEMELDTIGDRKTALFVIISDTDDTFNFVVSILYTQLFNLLCDKADDEYGGRLPVHVRCLLDEFANIGQIPKFEKLIATIRSREISASIILQSQSQLKAIYKDNADTIAGNCDTTLFLGGKEKTTLKEMSEILGKETIDSFNTSENRGREVSHGLNYQKLGKQLMTEDEIAVMDGGKCILQLRGVRPFFSDKYDITKHPNYKYLSDYDKKNTFDMEKHLRRRPALVKPDEPFDYYEISEADLQEDTDHE; from the coding sequence ATGAAGCCGGAACTTAAAAAGCTGCTTATCCTAAATGCCCCCTATCTGCTCTTTGTCTATCTCTTTGACAAAATCGGACAGGCGGTGCGGCTCTCTCCGGGGGCTGACCTGTCCGGCAAGGTGCTTTCCCTTGCAGACGGCTTTTCCGCTGCCTTTGCAAACCCGCTTCCGAGCCTTGCACCTATGGATTTGCTTATCGGTATTGTAGGGGCTGTCCTTATCCGGCTGATTGTCTATGTAAAAGGCAAGAATGCGAAGAAATACCGGAAAGGTATCGAATACGGCTCTGCCCGTTGGGGCAACGCCGAAGATATAAAGCCCTACACCGACCCGGTATTTCAAAATAACGTGCTGCTCACACAGACGGAACGGCTTACCATGAACAGCCGCCCAAAGCAGCCAAAGTATGCAAGGAATAAAAATATCCTTGTTATCGGGGGAAGCGGCAGCGGCAAGACGAGATTTTTCGTAAAGCCCAACCTTATGCAAATGCACTCAAGCTACGTTGTAACCGACCCGAAAGGAACGGTTTTAGTCGAGTGCGGGAAGCTCTTACAGCGGGGCGGGTATCGGATAAAGGTGCTGAACACGATAAACTTCAAAAAAAGCATGAAATACAATCCCTTTGCCTATCTCCGCAGCGAAAAAGACATTTTGAAACTGGTAAATACTTTGATTGCCAACACCAAAGGGGACGGGGAAAAAGCAGGGGAAGATTTTTGGATAAAATCGGAACGGCTCTTTTACTGCGCCCTTATCGGCTACATTTGGTACGAAGCCCCGGAGGAAGAAAAGAATTTTACGACGCTGCTTGAAATGATAAATGCCAGTGAAGCCCGCGAGGACGACCCGGAATTTCAGTCCCCCGTTGACCTTATGTTTGAACGGTTGGAGGAAAAAGACCCGGAACACTTTGCTGTCCGGCAGTATAAGAAATTCCTGTTATCTGCGGGAAAGACAAGAAGCTCTATCCTCATTTCCTGCGGGGCGCGGCTTGCCCCTTTTGACATTAAAGAGCTGCGCGACCTTATGGAAACCGACGAAATGGAACTTGATACCATAGGCGACCGTAAGACCGCCCTGTTTGTCATTATCAGCGACACCGACGACACTTTTAACTTTGTTGTGAGTATTCTTTACACGCAGCTTTTCAATCTTCTTTGCGACAAGGCAGATGATGAATACGGCGGCAGGCTGCCCGTCCATGTACGCTGTCTGTTAGACGAGTTTGCAAATATCGGGCAGATACCGAAGTTTGAAAAGCTCATAGCCACTATCCGAAGCCGGGAAATCTCTGCTTCAATCATTCTGCAAAGCCAGTCGCAGCTAAAGGCGATATACAAAGATAACGCCGATACCATAGCCGGCAACTGCGACACCACCCTTTTCTTGGGCGGCAAGGAGAAAACCACCCTCAAAGAAATGTCGGAAATCTTGGGGAAAGAAACCATTGACAGCTTCAACACTTCCGAGAACCGGGGGCGTGAGGTATCACATGGGCTGAACTATCAGAAGTTAGGCAAGCAGCTTATGACCGAAGATGAAATTGCAGTCATGGACGGCGGGAAATGTATCTTACAACTACGAGGGGTACGCCCGTTCTTCTCTGATAAGTATGACATTACAAAGCACCCCAACTATAAATATCTTTCCGACTATGACAAGAAAAATACCTTTGATATGGAAAAGCATTTAAGGCGCAGACCCGCCCTTGTAAAGCCGGACGAACCCTTTGACTATTACGAAATCAGCGAAGCAGATTTGCAGGAGGACACCGACCATGAATAG
- a CDS encoding cysteine-rich KTR domain-containing protein produces the protein MINYKWILCPVCGNKTRLKIREDTELKKFPLYCPKCRQENLIEIKQFKVTVITEPDAKTQSR, from the coding sequence ATTATAAACTACAAGTGGATATTGTGTCCTGTATGTGGAAATAAAACACGATTAAAGATAAGGGAAGATACTGAATTAAAAAAATTCCCCCTCTATTGTCCGAAATGCAGACAAGAAAATTTAATTGAAATAAAGCAGTTCAAAGTAACTGTGATTACAGAGCCAGACGCAAAGACGCAGAGCCGATAA
- a CDS encoding tyrosine-type recombinase/integrase, which yields MSEKRRDNKGRILKTGESQRKDGRYLYKYIDSFGEPQFVYSWKLVATDRVPAGKRDCISLREKIAELQKDIHDGIDVVGKKMTLCQLYAKQNAQRPKVRKNTETGRKYLMDILKKDKLGVRSIDSIKPSDAKEWAIRMSENGYAYQTINNYKRSLKASFYIAIQDDCVRKNPFDFQLKAVLDDDTVPKTVLTEEQEEKLLAFAKADKTYSKNYDEILILLKTGLRISEFGGLTLPDLDFENRLVNIDHQLLRDTEIGYYIETPKTKSGERQVPMVEEAYQAFKRVLANRKNDKRVEIDGYSDFLFLNRKNYPKVASDYNGMMKGLVKKYNKYNEDKLPHITPHSLRHTFCTNYANAGMNPKALQYIMGHANIAMTLNYYAHATFDSAMAEMKRLNKEKQQERLVA from the coding sequence ATGTCAGAAAAAAGACGTGACAATAAAGGTCGAATCTTAAAGACTGGAGAGAGCCAACGAAAAGACGGAAGATACTTATACAAATATATAGATTCATTTGGAGAACCGCAATTTGTTTACTCGTGGAAACTTGTGGCTACAGACCGAGTACCAGCAGGAAAGCGTGATTGTATCTCACTTAGAGAGAAAATCGCAGAGTTACAGAAAGACATTCATGATGGTATTGATGTTGTAGGAAAGAAAATGACACTCTGCCAGCTTTACGCAAAACAGAACGCTCAAAGACCAAAGGTTAGAAAAAACACTGAAACTGGACGCAAATATCTTATGGATATTTTGAAGAAAGACAAGTTAGGTGTAAGAAGTATTGACAGTATTAAGCCATCAGACGCTAAAGAATGGGCTATTAGAATGAGTGAAAATGGTTATGCTTATCAAACCATCAATAACTACAAACGTTCTTTAAAGGCTTCATTCTATATTGCTATACAAGATGATTGTGTTCGGAAGAATCCATTTGACTTTCAACTGAAAGCAGTTCTTGATGATGATACTGTCCCTAAGACCGTACTAACAGAAGAACAGGAAGAAAAACTGTTAGCCTTTGCAAAAGCTGATAAAACCTACAGCAAAAATTATGATGAAATTCTGATACTCTTAAAAACAGGTCTTCGTATTTCAGAGTTTGGTGGTTTGACACTTCCAGATTTAGATTTTGAGAATCGTCTTGTCAATATAGACCATCAGCTATTGAGAGATACTGAAATTGGGTACTACATTGAAACACCAAAGACCAAAAGTGGCGAACGTCAAGTTCCTATGGTTGAAGAAGCCTATCAAGCATTTAAGCGAGTGTTAGCGAATCGAAAGAATGATAAGCGTGTTGAGATTGATGGATATAGTGATTTCCTCTTTCTTAATAGAAAGAACTATCCAAAAGTGGCAAGTGATTACAACGGCATGATGAAAGGTCTTGTTAAGAAATACAATAAGTATAACGAGGATAAATTGCCACACATCACTCCACATAGTTTGCGACATACATTCTGTACCAACTATGCAAATGCAGGAATGAATCCAAAGGCATTACAGTACATTATGGGACATGCTAATATAGCCATGACGCTGAACTATTACGCACATGCAACATTCGATTCTGCAATGGCAGAAATGAAACGCTTGAATAAAGAGAAGCAACAGGAGCGTCTTGTTGCTTAG
- a CDS encoding helix-turn-helix domain-containing protein: protein MIPFPLIVKATDGDTEAINQILHHYRGYITKRSLRLMKDEYGNQSMVVDEVLRGRMETRLITKILSFEIK from the coding sequence ATGATTCCCTTTCCTCTCATTGTAAAGGCAACAGATGGCGATACCGAAGCGATTAACCAGATTCTACATCATTACAGAGGGTACATAACGAAGCGTTCCCTACGACTTATGAAAGATGAATATGGCAATCAAAGTATGGTCGTTGATGAAGTCTTACGTGGAAGAATGGAAACCAGACTGATTACAAAGATTTTGTCATTTGAAATTAAGTAA
- a CDS encoding DUF5348 domain-containing protein, whose product MTQKTGALIFDETADRYDIRFDVNDYYGGLHCGDCMEVFVRGKWKPTRMEYGDNWYLVGIRAADLSGLRVRI is encoded by the coding sequence ATGACACAGAAAACAGGAGCTTTGATTTTTGATGAAACCGCTGACCGCTACGACATTCGCTTTGACGTAAACGACTATTACGGGGGATTGCATTGCGGCGACTGCATGGAGGTCTTTGTGCGGGGCAAATGGAAGCCGACCCGTATGGAGTACGGGGACAACTGGTATCTTGTGGGTATTCGGGCGGCAGACCTTTCCGGGCTGCGGGTACGGATTTAA
- a CDS encoding conjugal transfer protein — translation MKFRKNQNKEKQIPKEKKPRVYKVNPHKKVVIALWVLLGLSFSFAIFKHFTAIDTHTIHETTIIEKEYVDTHHVENFVENFAKVYYSWEQSDKSIDNRMESLKGYLTDELQALNVDTVRKDIPVSSSVRGFQIWTVEPTGDNEFNVTYSVDQLITEGENTKTVHSAYIVSVYVDGSGNMVLVKNPTITNIPKKSSYKPKAIESEGTVDSITTNEINEFLTTFFKLYPTATASELSYYVNDGILKPIGKEYIFQELVNPIHNRKDNQVTVSLTVEYIDQQTKATQVSQFDLVLEKNGSNWKIIE, via the coding sequence CTCATAAAAAGGTTGTGATTGCCTTGTGGGTACTTTTAGGGCTTAGTTTCAGCTTTGCGATATTCAAGCACTTTACAGCTATAGATACTCATACTATTCACGAAACAACTATCATAGAAAAGGAATACGTTGATACTCATCATGTAGAAAATTTTGTAGAGAACTTTGCGAAAGTCTACTATTCATGGGAGCAATCCGATAAGTCCATTGATAATCGAATGGAAAGTCTAAAAGGCTATCTGACAGATGAACTTCAAGCTCTCAATGTTGATACAGTACGCAAAGATATTCCTGTATCGTCTTCTGTAAGAGGATTTCAGATATGGACGGTAGAGCCAACTGGCGACAATGAGTTTAATGTAACCTACAGTGTAGACCAGCTCATTACAGAGGGAGAAAATACAAAGACCGTCCACTCTGCTTATATTGTGAGTGTCTATGTAGATGGTTCTGGAAATATGGTACTGGTTAAGAATCCGACCATTACCAACATACCTAAGAAATCAAGTTATAAACCAAAAGCCATTGAAAGTGAGGGGACGGTTGATTCCATTACAACCAATGAAATCAATGAGTTTTTAACGACGTTCTTCAAGCTCTATCCTACAGCGACAGCCAGTGAACTTTCCTACTATGTGAATGACGGGATATTAAAACCAATCGGAAAAGAGTACATCTTTCAAGAACTGGTAAATCCTATTCACAATCGTAAGGATAATCAAGTCACGGTATCGCTGACAGTGGAGTATATCGACCAGCAGACCAAAGCAACGCAGGTATCTCAATTTGATTTGGTACTTGAAAAGAACGGGAGTAATTGGAAGATTATAGAATAA
- a CDS encoding excisionase, with translation MKQTDIPIWERYTLTIEEASKYFRIGENKLRRLAEENKNANWLIMNGNRIQIKRKQFEKIIDTLDAI, from the coding sequence ATGAAGCAGACTGACATTCCTATTTGGGAACGTTATACCCTAACCATTGAAGAAGCGTCAAAATATTTTCGTATTGGCGAAAACAAGCTACGACGCTTGGCAGAGGAAAATAAAAATGCAAATTGGCTGATTATGAATGGCAATCGTATTCAGATTAAACGAAAACAATTTGAAAAAATTATAGATACATTGGACGCAATCTAG
- a CDS encoding sigma-70 family RNA polymerase sigma factor produces the protein MKPSSFQTTIENQFDYICKRAMEDERKNYMLYLSRIAKREVSFSDVGDYLVSQFATTDNYSTDFQIFTLNGLSVGVENDLLSEALRELPDKKREILLLFYFMDMSDSEIADLLKLNRSTVYRHRTSGLALIKKFMEEFEE, from the coding sequence ATGAAACCATCTTCTTTTCAGACCACAATAGAAAATCAGTTTGACTATATCTGTAAACGTGCTATGGAAGACGAGCGAAAGAATTATATGCTTTATCTTTCAAGGATTGCAAAGCGTGAGGTGTCCTTTTCGGATGTTGGCGATTATCTTGTTAGCCAGTTTGCGACAACAGATAACTATTCAACTGACTTTCAGATTTTTACACTCAATGGGTTATCAGTAGGCGTTGAAAATGATTTGTTGAGTGAAGCATTACGTGAGTTGCCAGACAAGAAACGTGAAATTCTACTGCTGTTTTACTTTATGGACATGAGCGATTCAGAAATTGCAGACCTGTTGAAATTGAACCGTTCTACTGTCTATCGGCATAGAACCAGTGGACTAGCCTTAATTAAAAAGTTTATGGAGGAATTTGAAGAATGA
- a CDS encoding helix-turn-helix transcriptional regulator — protein MRKKEDKYDFRAFGLAIKEARLKRGLTREQVGALIEIDPRYLTNIENKGQHPSIQVLYDLVSLLHVSVDEFFLPANNLVKSTRRLQIEKYMDSFTDKELSLMESLASGINEARNIED, from the coding sequence ATGCGTAAAAAAGAAGATAAATATGATTTTAGAGCCTTTGGTTTAGCCATTAAAGAAGCTCGATTGAAACGAGGTTTAACTCGTGAACAAGTGGGAGCATTGATTGAAATTGACCCACGGTACTTAACTAATATTGAAAATAAAGGGCAACACCCCAGCATACAAGTTCTTTATGACCTTGTATCGTTACTTCATGTTTCCGTTGATGAATTTTTCTTACCTGCTAATAACTTGGTAAAAAGCACCCGACGATTACAGATAGAGAAATACATGGATAGCTTTACAGACAAAGAACTATCCTTAATGGAATCTTTAGCCAGCGGTATCAACGAAGCAAGAAACATCGAAGACTAA
- the tet(M) gene encoding tetracycline resistance ribosomal protection protein Tet(M): protein MKIINIGVLAHVDAGKTTLTESLLYNSGAITELGSVDKGTTRTDNTLLERQRGITIQTGITSFQWENTKVNIIDTPGHMDFLAEVYRSLSVLDGAILLISAKDGVQAQTRILFHALRKIGIPTIFFINKIDQNGIDLSTVYQDIKEKLSAEIVIKQKVELYPNMCVTNFTESEQWDTVIEGNDDLLEKYMSGKSLEALELEQEESIRFQNCSLFPVYHGSAKNNIGIDNLIEVITNKFYSSTHRGQSELCGKVFKIEYSEKRQRLAYIRLYSGVLHLRDSVRISEKEKIKITEMYTSINGELCKIDKAYSGEIVILQNEFLKLNSVLGDTKLLPQRKKIENPHPLLQTTVEPSKPEQREMLLDALLEISDSDPLLRYYVDSTTHEIILSFLGKVQMEVISALLQEKYHVEIELKEPTVIYMERPLKNAEYTIHIEVPPNPFWASIGLSVSPLPLGSGMQYESSVSLGYLNQSFQNAVMEGIRYGCEQGLYGWNVTDCKICFKYGLYYSPVSTPADFRMLTPIVLEQALKKAGTELLEPYLSFKVYAPQEYLSRAYNDAPKYCANIVDTQLKNNEVILSGEIPARCIQEYRSDLTFFTNGRSVCLTELKGYHVTTGEPVCQPRRPNSRIDKVRYMFNKIT from the coding sequence ATGAAAATTATTAATATTGGAGTTTTAGCTCATGTTGATGCAGGAAAAACTACCTTAACAGAAAGCTTATTATATAACAGTGGAGCGATTACAGAATTAGGAAGCGTGGACAAAGGTACAACGAGGACGGATAATACGCTTTTAGAACGTCAGAGAGGAATTACAATTCAGACAGGAATAACCTCTTTTCAGTGGGAAAATACGAAGGTGAACATCATAGACACGCCAGGACATATGGATTTCTTAGCAGAAGTATATCGTTCATTATCAGTTTTAGATGGGGCAATTCTACTGATTTCTGCAAAAGATGGCGTACAAGCACAAACTCGTATATTATTTCATGCACTTAGGAAAATAGGTATTCCCACAATCTTTTTTATCAATAAGATTGACCAAAATGGAATTGATTTATCAACGGTTTATCAGGATATTAAAGAGAAACTTTCTGCCGAAATTGTAATCAAACAGAAGGTAGAACTGTATCCTAATATGTGTGTGACGAACTTTACCGAATCTGAACAATGGGATACGGTAATAGAGGGAAACGATGACCTTTTAGAGAAATATATGTCCGGTAAATCATTAGAAGCATTGGAACTCGAACAAGAGGAAAGCATAAGATTTCAGAATTGTTCCCTGTTCCCTGTTTATCACGGAAGTGCAAAAAACAATATAGGGATTGATAACCTTATAGAAGTGATTACGAATAAATTTTATTCATCAACACATCGAGGTCAGTCTGAACTTTGCGGAAAAGTTTTCAAAATTGAGTATTCGGAAAAAAGACAGCGTCTTGCATATATACGTCTTTATAGTGGCGTACTGCATTTGCGAGATTCGGTTAGAATATCGGAAAAGGAAAAAATAAAAATTACAGAAATGTATACTTCAATAAATGGTGAATTATGTAAAATCGATAAGGCTTATTCCGGAGAAATTGTTATTTTGCAGAATGAGTTTTTGAAGTTAAATAGTGTTCTTGGAGATACAAAACTATTGCCACAGAGAAAAAAGATTGAAAATCCGCACCCTCTACTACAAACAACTGTTGAACCGAGTAAACCTGAACAGAGAGAAATGTTGCTTGATGCCCTTTTGGAAATCTCAGATAGTGATCCGCTTCTACGATATTACGTGGATTCTACGACACATGAAATTATACTTTCTTTCTTAGGGAAAGTACAAATGGAAGTGATTAGTGCACTGTTGCAAGAAAAGTATCATGTGGAGATAGAACTAAAAGAGCCTACAGTCATTTATATGGAGAGACCGTTAAAAAATGCAGAATATACCATTCACATCGAAGTGCCGCCAAATCCTTTCTGGGCTTCCATTGGTTTATCTGTATCACCGCTTCCGTTGGGAAGTGGAATGCAGTATGAGAGCTCGGTTTCTCTTGGATACTTAAATCAATCATTTCAAAATGCAGTTATGGAAGGGATACGCTATGGTTGCGAACAAGGATTATATGGTTGGAATGTGACGGATTGTAAAATCTGTTTTAAGTACGGTTTATACTATAGCCCTGTTAGTACTCCAGCAGATTTTCGGATGCTTACTCCTATTGTACTGGAGCAAGCCTTAAAAAAAGCTGGAACAGAATTGTTAGAGCCATATCTTAGTTTTAAAGTTTATGCACCACAGGAATATCTTTCACGAGCATACAACGATGCTCCTAAATATTGTGCGAACATCGTAGACACTCAATTGAAAAATAATGAGGTCATTCTTAGTGGAGAAATCCCTGCTCGGTGTATTCAAGAATATCGTAGTGATTTAACTTTCTTTACAAATGGACGTAGTGTTTGTTTAACAGAGTTAAAAGGGTACCATGTTACTACCGGTGAACCTGTTTGCCAGCCCCGTCGTCCAAATAGTCGGATAGATAAAGTACGATATATGTTCAATAAAATAACTTAG
- a CDS encoding PcfB family protein, producing the protein MQEETNEKTIALYIKTGKLTAQQLQKAMKALLAQMKKQHDKQKIPHGKQTLKQLMKQNAGVSNIEITKDNIKAFESTAKKYGIDFALKKDSTETPPRYLVFFKGRDADALTAAFKEFSAKKLTQEQKPSIRKLIVSLKEKAAALNAQREKVKKKDREVSL; encoded by the coding sequence TTGCAGGAGGAAACCAACGAAAAGACCATAGCCCTTTACATCAAGACCGGAAAGCTGACCGCGCAGCAGCTCCAAAAGGCTATGAAAGCCCTGCTTGCACAGATGAAAAAGCAGCATGACAAACAGAAAATCCCGCATGGCAAGCAGACCCTAAAGCAGCTTATGAAGCAGAACGCGGGCGTTTCCAACATTGAAATCACAAAGGACAATATCAAAGCCTTTGAGAGTACGGCGAAAAAATACGGGATTGACTTTGCCTTAAAGAAAGACAGCACCGAAACCCCGCCCCGCTATCTTGTGTTTTTTAAGGGACGGGACGCGGACGCACTGACCGCAGCTTTCAAGGAGTTTTCCGCAAAGAAGCTGACGCAGGAACAAAAGCCCTCTATCCGCAAGCTGATTGTTTCCCTCAAAGAAAAGGCGGCGGCTCTGAACGCACAGAGGGAAAAAGTGAAGAAAAAGGACAGGGAGGTATCGCTATGA
- a CDS encoding DUF6017 domain-containing protein translates to MAVFRVEKNKGYTVMSNHHLRNKELSLKAKGLLSQMLSLPEDWDYTLAGLSLINRESIDAIRTAVWELEKAGYITRRQGRDEKGKMTAIEYTIYEQPQPPALDCPVLENPTADKPILENPTPDNPTSENPTQLNKEIQKTNLPKKEKLNTDISSTHSIPFHSLNPSPLEDAAQLPERKRKEATDAYSVYEEIIKDNIEYDYLIQDRYLDRDRIEEILALILETVCTKRRTIRIAGDDHPAELVKAKFMKLNSEHIRFVLDCMQENTTKIRNIKQYMKAALFNAPSTIGSYYTSLVSHDMYGGRTIQSARSKGIPDYTCNEGESL, encoded by the coding sequence ATGGCAGTTTTCCGCGTGGAAAAGAACAAAGGTTATACGGTTATGAGCAACCACCATTTACGCAACAAGGAACTTTCCCTAAAGGCAAAGGGCTTGTTGTCGCAAATGCTCTCACTTCCCGAAGATTGGGACTACACCCTTGCAGGGCTGTCCCTTATCAACCGGGAAAGTATCGACGCTATCCGCACCGCTGTATGGGAGCTTGAAAAAGCCGGATATATCACAAGGCGGCAGGGACGCGACGAGAAAGGCAAAATGACCGCTATTGAGTACACCATTTACGAACAGCCACAGCCCCCGGCATTGGATTGTCCGGTATTGGAAAATCCAACAGCGGATAAGCCGATATTGGAAAATCCGACACCGGATAACCCGACGTCGGAAAATCCAACGCAATTAAATAAAGAGATACAAAAAACTAACTTACCAAAAAAAGAAAAATTAAATACAGATATATCAAGTACCCATTCCATTCCTTTCCATTCCCTAAATCCCTCTCCCTTAGAGGACGCGGCACAGCTGCCGGAACGGAAGCGAAAGGAAGCGACAGACGCATACAGCGTGTATGAGGAAATCATCAAGGACAATATCGAGTACGACTATCTGATACAGGACAGATACCTTGACCGGGACAGGATAGAGGAAATCCTTGCCCTTATTCTTGAAACCGTCTGCACCAAACGAAGAACAATCCGTATCGCCGGGGACGACCACCCGGCAGAGCTTGTAAAAGCAAAATTTATGAAACTGAACAGCGAACATATCCGCTTTGTACTGGACTGTATGCAGGAAAACACCACCAAAATCCGCAACATCAAGCAGTACATGAAAGCTGCCCTTTTCAATGCTCCGTCTACGATTGGCAGCTATTACACGTCCCTTGTATCTCACGATATGTACGGCGGGCGCACTATCCAGTCGGCAAGAAGCAAGGGCATACCCGATTACACCTGCAACGAGGGCGAAAGCCTGTAA